In Rubrobacter naiadicus, one DNA window encodes the following:
- a CDS encoding glutamine synthetase family protein — protein sequence MTPQEQRTEEKAPEILLDGSVTSVRVIYPDLHGVARGKDVPVAEFGRATEHGLAFCSAVMGTDLRHVPVVGGEEGYPDMIAYPDLSTLTPLPWEPGVACCIADLEPVSQNSRRPADPRGALRRAVAAFEEIGLSPVVGPELEFFLCVPDPQAKNGVRRYVDNLSMVYTAGPQADPRGVVRRLAEDLSKMGLGAFAANHEFMNSQYEINLHHGPALAAADRAFRLKSAVKDVAASCGLVATFMGKPFNDQGGSGFHLHLSAEREGENAFAQEDDPDGVSGLMRSFVAGILAHACGAMAFLNPTVNAYRRLVPDSLAPTHANWGWDNRTAFVRIPAERGRATRVEVRVGDGSANPYLATAAVLFSGLDGVRRGLEPPPPVGGDAYHAAGPEAGDPLPETLEEALEALERDEVLVEGLGAEIVETFLAVKRFEAERHRTWVSDWEIDEYLHHL from the coding sequence ATGACACCTCAGGAGCAGAGGACGGAAGAGAAGGCCCCCGAGATACTCCTCGACGGGTCGGTCACCTCCGTGCGGGTGATCTACCCGGACCTGCACGGGGTGGCGCGGGGCAAGGACGTCCCGGTCGCGGAGTTCGGTCGGGCGACCGAGCACGGGCTCGCCTTCTGCTCGGCGGTCATGGGCACCGACCTGCGCCACGTACCGGTCGTGGGCGGCGAGGAGGGCTATCCGGACATGATCGCCTACCCCGACCTCTCGACGCTCACCCCCCTGCCCTGGGAGCCCGGTGTGGCCTGCTGCATCGCCGACCTCGAGCCCGTGAGCCAGAACTCGCGGCGTCCGGCCGACCCGCGGGGGGCACTGCGCCGGGCCGTGGCCGCCTTCGAGGAGATAGGGCTCTCCCCGGTGGTCGGGCCCGAGCTCGAGTTCTTCCTGTGCGTGCCCGACCCTCAGGCGAAGAACGGGGTGCGCCGCTACGTGGACAACCTGAGCATGGTCTACACCGCGGGCCCGCAGGCCGACCCGAGGGGCGTCGTCCGCCGGCTCGCCGAAGACCTCTCGAAGATGGGCCTCGGCGCCTTCGCCGCCAACCACGAGTTTATGAACTCGCAGTACGAGATCAACCTGCACCACGGCCCGGCGCTCGCCGCCGCGGACCGGGCCTTCCGGCTGAAGAGCGCCGTGAAGGACGTCGCCGCCTCCTGCGGGCTCGTCGCGACCTTCATGGGCAAGCCTTTCAACGACCAGGGTGGCTCGGGGTTCCACCTGCACCTCTCGGCCGAGCGGGAGGGCGAGAACGCCTTCGCGCAGGAGGACGACCCGGACGGGGTCTCCGGTTTGATGCGGAGCTTCGTCGCCGGCATCCTCGCCCACGCCTGCGGCGCGATGGCGTTTTTGAACCCAACGGTGAACGCCTACCGCAGGCTGGTGCCCGACTCGCTCGCCCCCACCCACGCCAACTGGGGCTGGGACAACCGCACCGCCTTCGTCCGCATCCCGGCCGAGCGCGGCAGAGCGACCCGGGTCGAGGTGAGGGTCGGGGACGGCAGCGCCAACCCCTACCTGGCGACCGCCGCGGTGCTCTTCTCGGGCCTCGACGGCGTGCGCAGGGGCCTCGAGCCCCCGCCGCCGGTCGGCGGCGACGCCTACCACGCCGCGGGACCGGAGGCCGGAGACCCCCTGCCGGAGACGCTGGAAGAAGCGCTCGAGGCGCTGGAGAGAGACGAGGTGCTGGTGGAGGGGCTCGGCGCGGAGATCGTCGAGACCTTCCTCGCGGTCAAGCGCTTCGAGGCCGAACGTCACCGCACCTGGGTCTCGGACTGGGAGATAGACGAGTACCTGCACCATCTCTAA
- a CDS encoding VOC family protein, with amino-acid sequence MISLRRIAHVSLLTRDAAEAASRWSVEFGLAERERSADRVRLACDDEPFSVELVSSEKGGLGHVAYELSRSCTLDDARRHLEECGVGWEEKEGALEVEDTEGNRVRLLGYRREDERMRFTPQARPLANPAPGHPRRLGHVNFLTANIREQLEFYTRVLGMKVTDWLGDGGVWLHIGRDHHVMALVDKGYSHFHHLAFDVVDIGQMRAALDHLGRRGRWVAWGPVRHGIGGNIASYVRIVEEECFVELYCDMEQLEDDHEVRRWPDDRFSSNTWGQLPPRSYFRFDEAAIASERESLEMLGYPLPEEVST; translated from the coding sequence ATGATCTCGCTGCGCCGCATAGCCCACGTCAGCCTCCTGACCCGGGACGCCGCCGAGGCCGCCTCGCGCTGGAGCGTGGAGTTCGGGCTCGCCGAGCGCGAGAGGAGCGCGGACAGGGTGCGCCTGGCCTGCGACGACGAGCCCTTCTCCGTCGAGCTCGTCTCCTCGGAGAAGGGCGGCCTCGGGCACGTCGCCTACGAACTCTCCCGCTCGTGCACCCTCGACGACGCCCGGCGCCACCTCGAGGAGTGCGGCGTCGGCTGGGAGGAGAAGGAAGGCGCGCTCGAGGTCGAAGACACCGAAGGCAACCGGGTGCGGCTCCTCGGATACCGGCGGGAGGACGAGAGGATGCGCTTCACCCCGCAGGCCCGGCCGCTCGCCAACCCCGCCCCCGGCCACCCGCGCCGACTCGGGCACGTCAACTTCCTCACCGCGAACATCCGGGAGCAGCTCGAGTTCTACACGCGGGTGCTCGGGATGAAGGTGACCGACTGGCTCGGCGACGGCGGGGTCTGGCTGCACATAGGACGCGACCACCACGTGATGGCGCTCGTGGACAAGGGGTACTCCCACTTCCACCACCTCGCCTTCGACGTCGTCGACATCGGGCAGATGCGCGCCGCGCTCGACCACCTGGGCCGCCGCGGCAGGTGGGTGGCCTGGGGCCCCGTCCGGCACGGCATCGGGGGCAACATCGCCTCCTACGTGCGCATCGTCGAGGAGGAGTGCTTCGTCGAGCTCTACTGCGACATGGAGCAGCTCGAGGACGACCACGAGGTCCGCCGCTGGCCCGACGACCGCTTCTCGTCCAACACCTGGGGCCAGCTCCCACCCCGCTCGTACTTCCGCTTCGACGAGGCCGCGATAGCCTCCGAGCGCGAGAGCCTGGAGATGTTGGGATATCCGCTACCCGAGGAGGTCTCCACTTGA
- a CDS encoding type 1 glutamine amidotransferase produces the protein MKPVLIRQHAERTPPALLAGWLRERGIPFEVSRSWLDGEPPDPRRHLFVASLGSQYSPRDAEEQPAVAAELDLVRRCVEEEVPVLGLCFGGQVLASVLGGEVGPLPEPELGWCEVETKDPEEIPPGPWLEWHFEGFETPPGAEELARTRRSAQAFRFGPHLGVQFHPESTVDVVAGWARKDLSSGRLSRYGVEDPLALLEAPPEKERAAKEAAFRLFDAFFERVVRERSHRA, from the coding sequence GTGAAGCCCGTTCTCATAAGGCAGCACGCCGAGAGGACCCCGCCGGCGCTCCTCGCCGGGTGGCTGCGCGAGAGGGGCATCCCCTTCGAGGTGAGCCGCTCCTGGCTTGACGGCGAGCCCCCCGACCCCCGGCGCCACCTCTTCGTCGCCTCGCTGGGCTCGCAGTACAGCCCGCGCGACGCAGAAGAGCAACCCGCCGTTGCCGCAGAACTCGATCTCGTCCGCAGGTGCGTCGAGGAGGAGGTACCGGTCCTCGGGCTGTGCTTCGGCGGTCAGGTGCTCGCGAGCGTCCTCGGCGGAGAGGTCGGTCCCCTGCCCGAGCCCGAGCTCGGCTGGTGCGAAGTAGAGACCAAAGACCCCGAGGAGATCCCGCCGGGGCCCTGGCTCGAGTGGCATTTCGAAGGCTTCGAGACCCCGCCCGGGGCAGAGGAGCTGGCGCGCACCAGACGCTCGGCGCAGGCCTTCAGGTTCGGGCCCCACCTCGGGGTCCAGTTCCACCCGGAGAGCACCGTCGACGTGGTCGCAGGATGGGCCCGCAAGGACCTCTCCTCCGGCAGGCTCTCCCGCTACGGGGTGGAAGATCCGCTCGCGCTGCTCGAAGCCCCGCCGGAGAAAGAACGCGCCGCCAAGGAAGCCGCCTTCAGGCTCTTCGACGCGTTCTTCGAGCGGGTGGTGAGAGAAAGGAGCCACAGAGCATGA
- a CDS encoding GntR family transcriptional regulator: protein MSNVRSAAGGGPIDASSVADRAYERIREYVLGGEAEPGTRLGQVELAERFGISRTPVREALRRLADEGLVEFQPNRGYRVADLGLEAVLRRLEVRTLLEPGIARLAAGRRNGRDIDLLYGAIEQEAAADDGVEAHDASRQFHMHLARATGNEELVRVLGSLWIVEVGRRLLSRRMLTSDWKDEDVAEHRQIASAVAEGRAEDAERLMLEHIERAIGHWKYEWQKG, encoded by the coding sequence ATGTCGAACGTAAGGAGCGCTGCGGGTGGAGGGCCCATAGACGCGTCTTCGGTCGCGGACCGGGCGTACGAGCGGATCAGGGAGTACGTGCTCGGGGGGGAGGCCGAGCCGGGGACGAGGCTGGGTCAGGTCGAGCTGGCGGAGAGGTTCGGCATCTCGCGGACGCCGGTGAGGGAGGCGTTGAGGAGGCTGGCGGACGAGGGGCTGGTGGAGTTTCAGCCGAACCGGGGATATCGGGTGGCGGATCTCGGGCTCGAGGCGGTTTTGCGGCGGCTGGAGGTGAGGACGCTGCTCGAGCCGGGGATAGCACGGCTCGCGGCCGGTCGCAGGAACGGCAGGGACATAGACCTCCTGTACGGGGCTATAGAGCAGGAGGCGGCCGCCGACGACGGGGTGGAGGCGCACGATGCGAGCCGTCAGTTCCACATGCATCTCGCGCGGGCGACGGGCAACGAGGAGCTGGTGAGGGTCTTGGGTTCGCTCTGGATCGTGGAGGTGGGGCGCAGGCTCCTCTCGCGGCGGATGCTCACCTCTGACTGGAAGGACGAGGACGTCGCGGAGCACCGCCAGATAGCCTCGGCCGTCGCCGAGGGGCGTGCGGAGGACGCCGAGAGGCTCATGCTCGAGCACATAGAGCGGGCAATAGGCCACTGGAAGTACGAGTGGCAGAAGGGGTGA
- a CDS encoding ferredoxin: protein MDGKLEVEVDLDLCQSCGECARIAPEIFTLGEDDVLRWRPEAEISLEEKAREAEEACPTTAIKVEVVR, encoded by the coding sequence ATGGACGGGAAGCTCGAAGTAGAGGTGGATCTCGACCTGTGCCAGAGCTGCGGCGAGTGCGCCAGGATCGCGCCGGAGATCTTCACCCTCGGCGAGGACGACGTGCTGCGCTGGAGGCCGGAGGCGGAGATCTCGCTGGAAGAGAAGGCCCGCGAGGCCGAGGAGGCATGCCCCACCACCGCGATAAAGGTCGAGGTGGTGCGGTGA
- a CDS encoding acetoacetate decarboxylase family protein, protein MSLKGYSIPRTSTGRASLVPHPPWHYVGDLLVVDYWADPDAARSVLPEGLDPHPDAGRCAAVFADWQSCSGEGEELLDPVRAQYREFFLVVNALLDGEEVTTCPFIWVDQDFALVRGWIQGFPKKLGSIWMTRTFGLGVAADPGLGEGARYGATCSARGRMISRMTLTVEGPSEEGPRHNAPPIVNVRHFPRLARGRHDDPQVHELVKLLSRDRASSTAVEGEATLELYPAEGEEHHILAPVKVGRGYRMTLGYTVDDLETVKEI, encoded by the coding sequence TTGAGCCTGAAAGGTTACTCGATCCCCCGCACCAGCACCGGCAGGGCGAGCCTCGTCCCCCACCCGCCCTGGCACTACGTCGGAGACCTCCTCGTCGTGGACTACTGGGCCGACCCCGACGCCGCCCGCTCGGTCCTCCCGGAGGGCCTCGATCCGCACCCCGACGCGGGCCGGTGCGCGGCGGTCTTCGCCGACTGGCAGTCGTGCTCCGGGGAGGGCGAGGAGCTTCTGGACCCGGTGCGCGCCCAGTACAGGGAGTTCTTCCTCGTCGTGAACGCCCTGCTCGACGGCGAGGAGGTCACCACCTGCCCCTTCATCTGGGTGGACCAGGACTTCGCGCTCGTGCGCGGTTGGATCCAGGGGTTCCCCAAGAAGCTCGGGTCGATCTGGATGACCCGCACCTTCGGTCTCGGGGTGGCCGCCGACCCGGGACTCGGGGAGGGCGCCCGTTACGGAGCGACCTGCTCGGCGCGGGGACGCATGATCTCGCGCATGACCCTCACGGTGGAGGGCCCCTCGGAGGAGGGCCCGCGCCACAACGCGCCCCCCATCGTCAACGTCCGGCACTTCCCCCGCCTCGCCCGCGGCCGCCACGACGACCCGCAGGTGCACGAGCTGGTGAAGCTCCTGAGCCGGGACCGGGCCTCCTCTACGGCCGTCGAGGGCGAGGCCACGCTCGAGCTCTACCCGGCCGAGGGCGAGGAGCACCACATCCTCGCCCCGGTGAAGGTCGGGCGGGGATACCGGATGACGCTCGGCTACACCGTGGACGACCTCGAGACCGTCAAGGAGATCTAG
- a CDS encoding aldehyde dehydrogenase: protein MSVGTRKNTAKVAGVEVSTDHYIGGERVASRERFEVISPMSCEPIAYVSRGGEEEADRAVRAAKEAFPRWASLGPEGRGAYMRRLADLIDENVESLAAVECEDMAMLLRSLRARVIHRGARNFRAYAGLAASYEERDWRSQGTWNRVQRMPAGPAATITPWNAPFMLSTWKVAPALAAGCTVILKPAEWAPLSASLLADLTEEAGFPPGVFNVLQGMGEEAGAALVAHPMVRRVSFTGSPETGRLIGQAAARNLVPFTAEMGGKGPLIVFEDADLEAAARKAAGQYDDAGQVCLAGTRLLVQRSIAREFLELFDRFADEHVLGDPRDERTTVSPLIHPDHLKRVEGFVERARAEGHEVLRGGRRSEVGPLFYEPTLIRPKSNDAEIVQREVFGPVLTIQEFEDEAEAVSLANSTEYGLSAVIYTSSLGRADRVGRMVRAGVVWVNTFLVRDLTAPFGGMGISGIGREGGDYALDFYSDLKTLQIQEGSTR from the coding sequence ATGTCCGTAGGAACACGCAAGAACACCGCGAAGGTGGCCGGGGTCGAGGTCTCGACCGACCACTACATCGGCGGCGAGAGGGTGGCGAGCCGGGAGCGCTTCGAGGTGATCTCGCCGATGAGTTGCGAGCCCATCGCCTACGTCTCCCGCGGCGGCGAGGAGGAGGCCGACCGGGCCGTACGCGCGGCGAAAGAGGCCTTCCCGCGGTGGGCTTCCCTGGGGCCCGAGGGGCGGGGCGCCTACATGAGGCGCCTCGCCGACCTCATAGACGAGAACGTCGAGTCCCTCGCGGCGGTCGAGTGCGAGGACATGGCGATGCTGTTGCGCTCGCTGCGGGCGCGGGTCATCCACCGCGGGGCGCGCAACTTCCGCGCCTACGCCGGGCTCGCCGCCTCCTACGAGGAGCGCGACTGGCGCTCGCAGGGGACCTGGAACCGGGTGCAGAGGATGCCCGCCGGGCCCGCGGCGACGATAACTCCCTGGAACGCACCGTTCATGCTCTCGACCTGGAAGGTCGCCCCGGCGCTCGCCGCCGGCTGCACCGTGATCCTCAAGCCCGCCGAGTGGGCCCCGCTCTCGGCCAGCCTCCTCGCGGACCTCACCGAGGAGGCCGGCTTCCCGCCCGGGGTCTTCAACGTCCTGCAGGGAATGGGCGAGGAGGCCGGGGCGGCGCTGGTGGCGCACCCGATGGTGCGGCGCGTCTCGTTCACCGGTTCTCCGGAGACCGGGCGCCTCATCGGGCAGGCCGCCGCCAGGAACCTGGTGCCGTTCACCGCCGAGATGGGCGGCAAAGGACCGCTCATCGTCTTCGAAGACGCCGACCTCGAGGCCGCGGCCAGGAAGGCCGCCGGGCAGTACGACGACGCCGGGCAGGTCTGCCTGGCCGGGACCAGACTCCTGGTGCAGCGCTCGATCGCCCGGGAGTTCCTCGAGCTGTTCGACCGCTTCGCCGACGAGCACGTCCTCGGAGACCCGCGCGACGAGAGGACGACCGTCTCGCCGCTCATCCACCCCGACCACCTGAAACGGGTCGAGGGCTTCGTCGAACGCGCCCGCGCCGAGGGGCACGAGGTGCTGCGCGGCGGGCGCCGCTCGGAGGTGGGACCGCTCTTCTACGAGCCGACCCTCATCCGCCCGAAATCCAACGACGCCGAGATCGTCCAGCGGGAGGTCTTCGGCCCCGTGCTCACGATACAGGAGTTCGAGGACGAGGCAGAGGCGGTCTCGCTCGCCAACTCCACCGAGTACGGGCTCTCCGCCGTGATCTACACCTCCTCGCTCGGACGGGCCGACAGGGTGGGCCGGATGGTCCGGGCCGGGGTCGTGTGGGTCAACACCTTCCTGGTGCGCGACCTGACCGCCCCGTTCGGGGGGATGGGCATCTCCGGCATCGGACGCGAGGGGGGCGACTACGCCCTCGACTTCTACTCGGACCTGAAGACGCTGCAGATCCAGGAAGGGAGCACAAGGTGA
- a CDS encoding class I SAM-dependent methyltransferase produces the protein MRDRDVGRFDRWAPTYEKSGLQASFFEPVHEATLRLASRMAPRPHRVLDVGCGTGALLRRAAGRFPDAGLVGVDAAAGMIEAAREGGTPANLVCAPVEHLPFDDGEFDLVLSTVSFHHWEDQQKGLQEIGRVLAPGGSLVLVDIFAASWLRVMLLPMKLHGKFRTPAVASRMLRSAGLTPDRRHTVLKGPLGLPVVSAVPAGKP, from the coding sequence GTGAGAGACCGGGACGTCGGGCGCTTCGACCGGTGGGCGCCGACCTACGAAAAGAGCGGGCTGCAGGCCAGCTTCTTCGAGCCGGTACACGAGGCGACCCTGCGGCTCGCCTCCCGTATGGCGCCGCGGCCACACCGCGTGCTCGACGTGGGCTGCGGAACGGGGGCCCTGCTGCGCCGGGCGGCGGGGCGCTTCCCCGACGCCGGGCTCGTCGGGGTGGACGCCGCGGCCGGCATGATCGAGGCGGCCAGGGAGGGTGGGACACCGGCGAACCTCGTCTGCGCTCCGGTCGAGCACCTGCCGTTCGATGATGGAGAGTTCGACCTCGTCCTCAGCACCGTCTCGTTCCACCACTGGGAGGACCAGCAGAAAGGGCTCCAGGAGATCGGAAGGGTCCTGGCGCCGGGAGGCTCTCTCGTCCTGGTGGACATCTTTGCCGCCTCCTGGCTGCGGGTGATGCTCCTCCCGATGAAGCTGCATGGTAAGTTCCGTACGCCCGCTGTGGCCTCTCGCATGCTCCGCTCGGCCGGCCTTACTCCCGACCGTCGGCATACGGTCCTCAAAGGTCCTCTCGGGCTCCCCGTGGTCTCGGCGGTTCCGGCGGGCAAGCCATAG
- a CDS encoding fumarylacetoacetate hydrolase family protein yields the protein MDLSRGPRVRVLVEGGPVWGLLEPGGVIALEDGGRISEEEAVYLAPAEPSKIIAPHLTYRSRVEEYGARVPDHPSYFLKPPSSLGGHRGVLRRPKGTGFLNYEGELAVVVGRRMHGVPEEEALSYVAGYTCANDVSLHDFRHADRGSMLRVKGQDGFLPLGPAVVPAGEFDPEDFTLRTYLNGEVVQEATSDDMIFGVAYQLADLCRLITLEPGDVVLTGTPANSRPMQPGDVVEVEIESIGRLSSTVEEWDVDLSHGPGERPQVSAQTLHVALAVPEEDAERMVREGEWGWTGSSK from the coding sequence TTGGATCTTTCGCGGGGACCGAGGGTGAGGGTTCTGGTCGAGGGCGGGCCCGTCTGGGGTCTTTTGGAGCCTGGAGGTGTGATCGCGCTGGAGGACGGCGGCAGGATCTCCGAGGAGGAGGCCGTCTATCTCGCGCCCGCCGAGCCCTCGAAGATAATCGCGCCGCACCTCACCTACCGCAGCCGGGTCGAAGAGTACGGGGCCAGGGTGCCGGATCATCCCTCGTACTTCCTCAAGCCCCCCAGCTCCCTCGGCGGGCACCGGGGTGTATTGAGGCGTCCGAAGGGGACGGGGTTTCTCAACTACGAGGGGGAGCTCGCGGTCGTCGTCGGGCGCAGGATGCACGGCGTCCCCGAAGAGGAGGCTCTCTCGTACGTGGCGGGGTACACCTGCGCCAACGACGTCAGCCTGCACGACTTCCGGCACGCCGACCGCGGCTCGATGCTGCGGGTCAAGGGGCAGGACGGATTCCTGCCGCTCGGGCCCGCGGTCGTTCCGGCCGGGGAGTTCGACCCGGAGGACTTCACGCTCAGGACGTACCTCAACGGCGAGGTCGTGCAGGAAGCCACCTCGGACGACATGATCTTCGGTGTCGCCTACCAGCTCGCCGACCTGTGCCGGCTCATCACGCTCGAGCCCGGGGACGTCGTACTCACCGGCACCCCGGCCAACTCGCGCCCCATGCAGCCCGGGGACGTCGTCGAGGTCGAGATAGAGAGCATAGGGAGGCTCTCCAGCACGGTCGAGGAGTGGGACGTCGACCTCTCTCACGGCCCCGGCGAGCGGCCGCAGGTCTCCGCCCAGACGCTGCACGTCGCGCTCGCGGTCCCCGAGGAAGACGCCGAACGTATGGTGCGGGAAGGAGAGTGGGGATGGACGGGAAGCTCGAAGTAG
- a CDS encoding cytochrome P450: MTDATRTASLEEIDLSNPDAFVERVPHEWFEILRREDPVHFNPEPDGPGFWAVTRYWDIREVHRRWDVYSSEIGGTSLEDLEPDQIEARKSMIDLDPPRHNEIRALIKGKFTPKSVRGWEDQVRQVAREVIEGALPKSEFDFVREISSEIPMRVFADILGVPQEERRYIIEIGDHLLGNQDPEFARPPERPEHRLLPFSSPAALELFRIGRALAAERRRNPKDDIITQMAFGGLTPREYDVNFVLLATAGNETTRHTITHGLLALIENPDQLERLRRDPSLYPSAAEEMLRWATPVHHFRRTTTRETELAGTKIPAGAKVTTWFTSGNRDEAVFENPNTFDVGRNPNRHMTFGPGGVHFCLGAHLARMEVRVTFEELIPRLRSVELAGKVDRLRSNFFNGIKRMPVRVEAA; encoded by the coding sequence ATGACCGACGCCACCAGGACCGCAAGCCTGGAGGAGATAGACCTCTCCAACCCGGACGCCTTCGTCGAGCGGGTGCCCCACGAGTGGTTCGAGATCCTGCGCCGGGAGGACCCGGTGCACTTCAACCCCGAACCCGACGGCCCCGGCTTCTGGGCCGTGACCCGCTACTGGGACATCCGGGAGGTCCACCGCCGCTGGGACGTCTACTCCTCGGAGATAGGCGGCACCTCCCTCGAAGACCTCGAACCCGACCAGATCGAAGCCCGCAAGTCCATGATCGACCTCGACCCGCCCCGGCACAACGAGATCCGGGCGCTCATCAAGGGCAAGTTCACCCCGAAGTCGGTTCGGGGGTGGGAGGATCAGGTACGCCAGGTCGCCCGCGAGGTGATAGAGGGCGCGCTGCCGAAGAGCGAGTTCGACTTCGTGCGCGAGATCTCCTCGGAGATACCGATGCGCGTCTTCGCGGACATCCTCGGGGTCCCGCAGGAGGAGCGGCGCTACATCATCGAGATCGGCGACCACCTCCTCGGCAACCAGGACCCGGAGTTCGCCCGGCCGCCGGAGAGGCCCGAGCACCGGCTGCTGCCGTTCTCGAGCCCGGCCGCGCTCGAGCTCTTCAGGATCGGACGCGCCCTCGCCGCCGAGCGCCGCAGGAACCCCAAGGACGACATCATCACCCAGATGGCCTTCGGCGGGCTCACCCCACGCGAGTACGACGTCAACTTCGTGCTTCTGGCCACCGCGGGCAACGAGACGACCCGCCACACGATAACCCACGGCCTGCTGGCCCTGATCGAGAACCCCGACCAGCTCGAGCGCCTCAGGCGCGACCCCTCGCTCTACCCCTCGGCGGCCGAGGAGATGCTGCGCTGGGCGACCCCGGTGCACCACTTCCGCAGGACCACGACCCGGGAGACCGAGCTCGCCGGGACGAAGATCCCCGCCGGGGCGAAGGTGACGACCTGGTTCACCTCCGGCAACCGCGACGAGGCCGTCTTCGAGAACCCGAACACCTTCGACGTCGGGCGAAACCCCAACCGGCACATGACCTTCGGCCCCGGGGGCGTCCACTTCTGCCTGGGGGCGCACCTGGCCCGGATGGAGGTCCGGGTGACCTTCGAGGAATTGATCCCGCGGCTGCGCTCGGTCGAGCTCGCCGGGAAGGTCGACCGGCTGCGCTCCAACTTCTTCAACGGCATAAAGCGCATGCCCGTCCGGGTGGAGGCCGCATGA
- a CDS encoding PadR family transcriptional regulator — protein MYTDILILSSVIERPLHGYEIKRGVGRVLGREFALNNNQLYPALRRLEEMGAVEKEVVRQEGRPDRHVYRATGLGREVLGEMLREFPPELARNDAEFMVRVALFELLEPEERRSILRARREFLEKHLERSVEMDPRVGDGRSPYAAKVISFHRSTIEHELAWISELEREVEGA, from the coding sequence GTGTACACGGATATCCTGATCCTTAGCAGCGTGATCGAACGACCGCTGCACGGGTACGAGATAAAGCGGGGGGTGGGCCGGGTGCTGGGGCGGGAGTTCGCGCTCAACAACAACCAGCTCTACCCGGCGTTGCGGCGGCTGGAGGAGATGGGGGCGGTGGAGAAGGAGGTCGTGCGTCAGGAGGGCAGGCCGGACAGGCACGTCTACCGGGCGACGGGGCTGGGGCGGGAGGTTCTGGGCGAGATGCTCCGGGAGTTTCCGCCCGAGCTGGCGCGAAACGACGCGGAGTTCATGGTGAGGGTGGCGCTCTTCGAGCTGCTGGAGCCCGAAGAGAGGAGGAGCATCCTGCGGGCGAGGCGGGAGTTCCTCGAGAAACATCTGGAGCGCTCCGTCGAGATGGATCCGCGCGTCGGGGACGGGCGCAGTCCTTACGCGGCGAAGGTGATCTCGTTCCACCGCAGCACCATCGAGCACGAGCTGGCCTGGATCTCGGAGCTGGAGAGGGAGGTGGAGGGCGCGTGA